The Aedes aegypti strain LVP_AGWG chromosome 1, AaegL5.0 Primary Assembly, whole genome shotgun sequence sequence AACCTGTTTAGAGAATCAACAACCTACTAAGAGAAAGAAAAGTTGATAGTGATTTACCTTGGCGCTAGCGCTACCACGTTGTTAGAGCAAAACAATTTGTATCTGATTTAGGGCGAAAGCAAAAGCAAAGAGCAACAGCTAATCCATCCAACAATACAGTACCAGTAAGCTTAAACCAaacaaaaaagaagaagaccGCACGGCAAGCAGACGATGATGGCGAACGGTTTGGAGACAGTACAGCAAAATGGTCGCTCCGGTTCCATTGGTAGCGGCCAGGAGGACAGCAAGACCAACCTGATTGTCAACTATCTGCCACAGACGATGACCCAGGAGGAGGTCAAGTCGCTCTTCTCCAGCATCGGCGACGTCGAGAGCTGCAAATTGATTAGGGATAAAGTTACCGGTAAGTATCGAAGGCGTTGTTGGGATGTTCAGGAGTTGGACTAATTCGGGGTCTTTTCTTTTGTTCGACGTAGGACAAAGTCTTGGTTACGGCTTCGTCAACTACCACCGCGCGGAAGATGCGGATAAAGCAATAAATACCTTTAACGGATTAAGACTACAGAACAAAACGATCAAGGTGTCGTTCGCACGGCCCAGCTCGGACGCCATCAAGGGCGCCAATCTGTACGTGTCCGGCCTGTCGAAGAGCATGACCCAGCAGGATCTGGAGGCGCTCTTCCAGCCGTACGGCCAGATCATCACCTCGCGCATCCTGTGCGACAACATTACCGGCCTATCGAAGGGCGTTGGCTTCATCCGGTTCGATCAGCGCTCGGAGGCGGAACGGGCCATCCAGCAGCTGAACGGAACGACGCCGAAGGGCGCCTCCGAACCGATCACCGTCAAGTTCGCCAACAACCCGAGCAATAACATCAACAAGGCGATCCCGCCGCTGGCCGCGTACCTGACGCCGACGCCGAACCTGCGACGATTCCCACCCGGGCCGATCCACCCGCTCAGCGGACGCTTCAGGTGAGTCAATCTAAATAGTTTCGACAACTAGCACAGTAGGCGAGACATTCAGTAAACTCTACGTAactcgaagggaccatcgaattgTGGAGGCATCGAAATGAAGAACACAAATTCGGTGCAACTGCGGTTCAAGGGATCGTCGAGATAGCCGTATAACTCCATATCAAGATAGATAGCATTGATTTATGAAGAGTTGACAGAACTCCCCTTTTGGTTAACCTAATGAGCTCTATTCGCTAGCTTGAGGATCACGATGACGGTTTCAAACTGATCTCCATGGGATGCTTACGGTTTGTTAGGGGGTTCATGTCCTTGAGCACGAAAGTGACCCCGTTGGCTTCGTACCACTCCAGTACAACATTTGAATAGTGGCACGAAATCCAGATCCGGCCCGAAGATCATTGGGCGCTTGTTTTGCTTCAACAGAGGAAGCAGAAGCTTCTGTAGACACTCCTTAAGATACATCTCCCCGATTAGTCCCGGTAGCCACGAACGGCGCACTCAGTTTGTCACATGAGCAGATCGCTTGCCAATTCACGAATTTCATGGCATACTTTTTAAGTCTCTGCTTCCTTACCTCTTCCGGGACATCAAACTTGTGCTGAGCGGTAAAGAATAGTAGCCCACGAAGCTGCCGTAAGTCCCTTTCTTACTTATAGGTCCTGGGCACCCATTCTGGTACATAGGGCCGACGTGAAAGATTACCATCCTGGGCGATTGCCAGCTATCGCCTTGATCTGCTGCCAAGTGAAATTGTCGTcgacttcttttatttctttgttgagGCTGCGCCGCCATGGGCCTATGGGTCTGCCTCTGCTGCGATGTCCTGCTAGATTCCAATCCAGCAACCCACCCCCACTTTCGTTGTCGAATTTCACTTTGTAACGGTTACTGGTGGCACCGACGATGGAGCTCAGCATTAGAGATCCAGttacagtggcgtagctagggttttgggggcccggtgcggagatagatttgggggcccctcaAATAGAGGTTTGCTAAATACGCCTTATTAGCTTACACATACCtacatatttttgtcaaaaacgtCTAATATTAAAAAACGTGATTTAAAGGTCAAAATATATTCTGCTAGTAAAAATTAATCCATACGAGGACTTAGCCAGGAAGTCCGTCAGGAAGTAGTTTTTGATGTTATGGAAGTGGTTTTTGAATATATCTATGAAGCAATTGCTGCATAAGTTCCTataaatttatgttttaaaggatgtttgaaggaattcttggataaatttctgttatGATGTACGGTATTTAGTAGTTTGCTTACGGTTATACCTAG is a genomic window containing:
- the LOC5573531 gene encoding ELAV-like protein 2, giving the protein MMANGLETVQQNGRSGSIGSGQEDSKTNLIVNYLPQTMTQEEVKSLFSSIGDVESCKLIRDKVTGQSLGYGFVNYHRAEDADKAINTFNGLRLQNKTIKVSFARPSSDAIKGANLYVSGLSKSMTQQDLEALFQPYGQIITSRILCDNITGLSKGVGFIRFDQRSEAERAIQQLNGTTPKGASEPITVKFANNPSNNINKAIPPLAAYLTPTPNLRRFPPGPIHPLSGRFSLPSNFSRYSPLTGDLGTSVLSANAINGSGWCIFVYNLAPETEENVLWQLFGPFGAVQSVKVIKDLQTNKCKGFGFVTMTNYDEAVVAVQSLNGYTLGNRVLQVSFKTNNTKSKTN